A portion of the Rhodococcus pseudokoreensis genome contains these proteins:
- a CDS encoding alcohol dehydrogenase catalytic domain-containing protein, with protein sequence MKAVVFADTGRVEVAQVSDPSLLDPTDALVRVHRAAICGTDLHTIGHPDGMSRGAVLGHEFAGTILEVGTAVRTFTPGDRVSGADFTACGHCWWCRSGNHWECGERQFFGTGAAFGPALDGAQAEIVRVPHADVVLHPIADGVSYDSALFFGDILATGYAAVQRCQISPGDTVAVIGGGPVGQMASLAAQACSAGPVVLVEPVENRRTIAHEHGALVAAPDDARRLVDAVTDGRGADVVIEAVGGPRGLDTAFGLVRRRGTVVSVGVHQQPTWPLPVAKAFAEELTLRFAIGNAIRDRDQLSGLVTAGAIDPTIIVDKRVGLDDAPAAYEAMAQRRTLKAVIEMP encoded by the coding sequence ATGAAGGCCGTGGTGTTCGCCGATACCGGACGCGTCGAGGTCGCCCAGGTGTCCGACCCTTCCCTCCTCGACCCCACCGATGCATTGGTCAGGGTGCACCGCGCCGCAATCTGCGGGACGGACCTGCACACCATCGGCCACCCCGACGGGATGAGCCGCGGTGCGGTCCTCGGCCACGAGTTCGCCGGGACGATCCTCGAGGTCGGCACCGCGGTGCGCACCTTCACCCCCGGAGACCGGGTCAGCGGCGCAGACTTCACCGCATGCGGGCATTGCTGGTGGTGCCGGAGCGGAAACCACTGGGAGTGCGGAGAGCGTCAGTTCTTCGGTACCGGCGCCGCCTTCGGTCCGGCGCTCGACGGTGCTCAGGCCGAGATCGTGCGCGTCCCTCACGCCGATGTCGTCCTACACCCGATCGCAGACGGAGTGTCCTACGACAGCGCGCTGTTCTTCGGGGACATCTTGGCGACCGGGTACGCAGCCGTGCAGCGCTGCCAGATTTCACCGGGGGACACTGTCGCGGTCATCGGCGGTGGTCCGGTCGGGCAGATGGCCAGCCTCGCCGCTCAGGCTTGCTCGGCCGGCCCGGTAGTCCTGGTCGAGCCGGTCGAGAACCGCCGCACCATCGCACACGAGCACGGTGCCCTCGTCGCTGCTCCGGACGACGCCCGGAGGCTCGTCGATGCGGTCACCGACGGCCGTGGCGCCGACGTCGTCATCGAGGCGGTCGGCGGCCCGCGGGGGCTCGACACCGCATTCGGCCTGGTCCGCCGCCGCGGCACCGTCGTCTCGGTCGGCGTCCACCAGCAGCCGACCTGGCCCCTCCCGGTAGCCAAGGCGTTCGCCGAGGAACTGACCCTGCGATTTGCGATCGGCAACGCGATTCGAGACCGTGACCAGCTGTCCGGATTGGTGACCGCGGGGGCCATCGACCCGACGATCATCGTCGACAAACGGGTCGGGCTCGACGACGCACCCGCAGCATACGAAGCGATGGCTCAGCGTCGTACGCTGAAGGCAGTCATCGAAATGCCCTAG
- a CDS encoding helix-turn-helix domain-containing protein: MAGTTDGDRMESSADRLCALLASLLPENPVAAAEAVVEACGDTRVSVLQRQDLDWVVLAGAQDCADQSELAALECGAGVLRARAATIGAFAVVLAEPFDERISSTFDGHTASTLDRNLLQQVCVWLELTARATSSSDDLAALVDEAEVMRGVTHQILSARDLDQVLLSITNHTLRMSESDICGVFLREGDELRMRSCAGHRVVDTARLRMKRGQGVAGLVFETGKVAKIDSYLQDSTISSDFMSLAEQEATRSALAVPLVVHGDLIGVLEVWRRRYSSFTERDVRRLVALADLATIAIENGRLYDAQRATVDELESTRISLERQLSLLNRSATLQHSLIEIVLANTAVTSSVARTVGTDLGCGVAILSATGEVEATYPRTLDTAMLLRDVLGRHGALPHRATRLTASDGRTIWAHPVIAAENQYGAVCLVGGTEDADLMDVACGQAAMVCSLTQLQQRAASAARAEALDQILWDLMEGTAEQRSAARSRTHQMGIRLRGYHRIFYGVLENMDALAAQEGWNTSSSDALRRNILNAIRGCTQPTPLTLTSVRGNWVVALAPIKDRERSRDLLDALHKITTQAHPDLQISWGVSSACSDPTDYPTAFGEAKTAHAASRRLGTVSLYDELGIVRLLLGSSDNPDLQGFIKEVTQPLIEYDQQSDGSLLKTLRTFFDANCSQKDAAERLFVHPKTLAYRLDLIRKLTNLDLSRHSDRMRADLALRLLQVTRAVSDLDGDSPTFGV, translated from the coding sequence GTGGCAGGCACCACCGACGGCGACCGAATGGAGTCCTCCGCCGATCGGCTGTGCGCACTACTGGCAAGTCTGCTGCCGGAAAATCCGGTCGCCGCAGCTGAGGCTGTAGTCGAGGCCTGCGGCGACACCCGAGTCAGTGTCCTGCAGCGCCAGGACTTGGACTGGGTCGTCCTTGCCGGTGCGCAAGACTGCGCCGACCAATCCGAGCTTGCCGCGCTCGAATGCGGAGCGGGCGTGCTGCGTGCTCGCGCCGCCACCATCGGCGCATTCGCCGTCGTACTGGCGGAACCGTTCGATGAGCGCATCTCGTCGACGTTCGATGGACACACCGCGTCGACGCTCGATCGAAATCTACTCCAGCAGGTGTGCGTCTGGCTCGAGTTGACCGCGCGGGCGACCTCGTCGTCTGACGACCTGGCCGCACTCGTCGACGAGGCCGAGGTCATGCGGGGTGTCACCCACCAGATCCTCAGCGCCCGCGATCTCGACCAGGTGTTGCTGTCGATCACCAATCACACCCTGCGCATGTCCGAATCCGACATCTGCGGGGTTTTCCTGCGAGAAGGCGACGAACTGCGGATGCGCAGCTGCGCCGGCCACCGGGTCGTCGACACGGCACGGCTGCGGATGAAGCGTGGACAAGGCGTTGCAGGCCTGGTTTTCGAAACCGGGAAGGTCGCCAAAATCGACAGCTACTTGCAAGATTCGACGATCAGCTCGGATTTCATGTCGCTCGCCGAACAGGAAGCCACACGATCCGCTCTGGCCGTTCCGCTCGTCGTGCACGGCGACCTGATCGGTGTCCTCGAAGTGTGGCGGCGGCGGTATTCCTCGTTCACCGAACGGGACGTCCGCCGTCTTGTCGCGTTGGCGGACCTGGCTACCATCGCCATCGAGAACGGCCGGCTGTACGACGCCCAGCGAGCCACCGTCGACGAACTCGAATCCACCCGGATCTCCCTCGAACGGCAACTGAGCCTGCTCAACCGCTCCGCCACCCTGCAGCACTCCCTGATCGAAATCGTGCTTGCGAACACCGCAGTCACCAGTTCGGTGGCCCGCACCGTCGGCACCGACCTCGGGTGTGGTGTCGCCATCCTCTCTGCCACCGGGGAAGTCGAGGCCACCTACCCACGAACCCTCGACACCGCGATGCTCCTTCGGGACGTCCTGGGACGCCACGGCGCCCTCCCACACCGGGCCACCCGGCTGACCGCATCCGACGGCCGGACGATCTGGGCACACCCGGTGATCGCCGCGGAGAACCAGTACGGAGCGGTGTGTCTGGTGGGCGGAACCGAGGACGCCGACTTGATGGACGTTGCCTGCGGGCAGGCTGCGATGGTGTGCTCGCTGACCCAACTGCAACAGCGCGCCGCCAGCGCCGCCCGCGCCGAAGCTCTCGACCAGATCCTGTGGGACCTGATGGAAGGCACCGCCGAGCAACGTTCGGCCGCCCGCAGCCGCACCCACCAGATGGGGATCCGGCTGCGTGGCTACCACCGCATCTTCTACGGGGTCCTCGAGAACATGGACGCCCTCGCGGCCCAGGAGGGTTGGAACACGTCCTCCTCGGACGCGTTGCGCCGAAACATACTCAACGCAATTCGCGGCTGCACCCAGCCGACGCCACTGACGTTGACCAGCGTGCGAGGCAACTGGGTCGTGGCCTTGGCCCCGATCAAAGACCGCGAACGCTCTCGCGACCTACTCGACGCGCTGCACAAGATCACTACCCAGGCACACCCCGATCTGCAGATCTCGTGGGGTGTCAGCTCGGCGTGCAGCGATCCCACCGACTACCCGACCGCGTTCGGCGAGGCGAAGACCGCGCACGCTGCCTCGCGCCGGCTGGGGACGGTGTCGCTGTACGACGAACTCGGCATCGTCCGATTGCTGCTCGGCAGCAGCGACAACCCCGACCTGCAAGGCTTCATCAAAGAAGTGACCCAGCCGCTGATCGAGTACGACCAGCAGTCCGATGGATCACTGCTGAAAACGCTCCGCACATTCTTCGACGCGAACTGCTCGCAGAAGGATGCGGCAGAACGGTTGTTCGTACACCCCAAGACACTGGCATATCGCCTCGACCTGATCCGTAAGCTCACGAACTTGGATCTGTCCCGGCATTCGGATCGGATGAGGGCGGATCTGGCGCTGCGGTTACTGCAGGTCACTCGCGCGGTCAGCGACCTCGACGGCGATTCGCCGACCTTCGGCGTCTAG
- a CDS encoding pyruvate, phosphate dikinase translates to MTVTTEMTRAFGEPGTIDRNILGGKGYGLVEMTQEGLNVPAGYVISTSACHEYLEHGAMTPELVDEIHVRLSELEATAGKTFGGGPFPLLLSVRSGAPVSMPGMMDTVLNLGLGRDAAIALADVTGDTRFMADVLFRFHGMYAETVLGALETPDREDLDSLIDGVTATSQPGPVYDKVWEHCQALLRDELDEEVPDDPRAQLVGAVEAVFRSWNTRRAVKYREVHKIPNDLGTAVVVQSMVFGNLDLDSGSGVVFTRNPVTGEPGLFGEFLAASQGEDVVAGTRTPDPVTALRDRLPHVYTELESTCAELESRRGDVLDIEFTVERGILYMLQVRSAKRTAQAAIRIAADLLSERVVTTAGALSTVSLDQIRQVQRPGFDPDDYARARDDGRVLATGVGAAPGHVVGALYFDSDAAQEAVKEGVTVILARPVTSPTDLHGMIAADGILTATGGSTSHAAVVARALGTTCVVGCGALDIDPAAGTMQVAGQTLVTGDVVSLDGTTGEVILGEIALSEPAAEDERLTGLLELARERSGAQIFARSTTPEQAGQAPARGAAGLVAGIDDVLATTGHLDGIVTTLREGEISDASAALERAVATEFGKLFAESTVTEFGVRAIDFHADESSELLRTAELFIAHPELALPLGSEEILGAQLRGIAAALQEVTTDLTVHFTVRKISDSREIAALRKLRDTLPGAARVEVGAYLTSPRGVASIDDITTHCDVVWIELRVLQAAVAGISARHLLTSEPLDSYLRRGLTTVDPRVEIDDQVGGLVDTVADVLARDPGRRIGIRLTGPVSVELLSSLQQRGFVRFAVDGDEVRPSILALGQREHQP, encoded by the coding sequence GTGACTGTTACGACCGAAATGACTCGCGCTTTCGGCGAACCGGGGACGATCGACCGGAATATACTGGGCGGCAAGGGTTACGGCCTCGTCGAAATGACTCAGGAAGGCCTGAACGTGCCGGCTGGGTACGTCATCTCCACGTCGGCCTGTCACGAATATCTCGAACACGGCGCGATGACGCCGGAACTGGTCGACGAAATCCACGTTCGGTTGAGCGAACTCGAAGCCACGGCAGGTAAGACGTTCGGCGGTGGGCCCTTTCCGCTGCTGCTGTCGGTTCGCTCGGGTGCGCCGGTGTCCATGCCGGGGATGATGGACACCGTACTGAACCTCGGCCTCGGGCGGGACGCAGCGATCGCGCTCGCCGACGTCACCGGTGATACTCGCTTCATGGCGGACGTGCTGTTCCGCTTCCACGGCATGTACGCCGAAACCGTTCTCGGTGCACTCGAAACGCCGGATCGTGAGGATCTCGACTCCCTGATCGACGGGGTCACCGCCACCTCGCAGCCGGGGCCGGTGTACGACAAGGTGTGGGAGCACTGCCAGGCGCTTCTGCGTGACGAACTCGACGAAGAAGTCCCCGACGATCCGCGTGCTCAGCTCGTCGGCGCGGTCGAGGCCGTCTTCCGATCGTGGAACACCCGGCGTGCCGTGAAGTACCGCGAAGTTCACAAGATCCCGAACGATCTCGGCACCGCGGTGGTCGTGCAGTCGATGGTTTTCGGCAACCTCGACCTCGACTCGGGATCGGGTGTCGTTTTCACCCGCAACCCGGTCACCGGGGAACCCGGACTGTTCGGAGAGTTCCTCGCCGCCAGCCAGGGCGAGGACGTAGTCGCAGGCACCCGCACGCCGGACCCGGTCACAGCCCTCCGCGATCGACTGCCGCACGTCTACACCGAGCTCGAGAGCACCTGCGCCGAGCTCGAGAGTCGACGTGGTGACGTCCTCGACATCGAGTTCACCGTCGAACGGGGCATCTTGTACATGCTGCAGGTGCGAAGCGCCAAGCGGACGGCGCAGGCCGCGATCCGCATCGCGGCGGACCTTCTGTCCGAGCGGGTCGTCACCACCGCCGGAGCGCTGTCGACGGTGTCGCTGGACCAGATCCGGCAGGTGCAGCGTCCAGGATTCGACCCGGACGACTATGCGCGGGCCCGAGACGACGGACGCGTGCTCGCCACCGGTGTCGGTGCGGCGCCGGGGCATGTGGTCGGTGCGTTGTACTTCGATTCCGATGCCGCGCAGGAGGCGGTCAAGGAAGGTGTGACGGTCATCCTCGCTCGGCCGGTCACCAGCCCGACCGACTTGCACGGGATGATCGCGGCGGACGGCATCCTCACCGCCACCGGTGGCTCGACCAGTCACGCCGCGGTGGTTGCCCGTGCGCTCGGAACGACCTGTGTAGTCGGGTGCGGCGCCTTGGACATCGACCCGGCCGCAGGGACGATGCAGGTGGCCGGACAGACACTGGTCACCGGTGACGTCGTCTCGTTGGACGGAACCACCGGCGAGGTGATCCTCGGTGAGATCGCACTGAGCGAACCCGCCGCCGAAGACGAGCGGTTGACCGGCCTGCTCGAACTGGCACGCGAACGGTCCGGCGCGCAGATCTTCGCCCGATCGACGACACCTGAGCAGGCAGGGCAGGCGCCTGCGCGTGGCGCCGCCGGGCTGGTCGCCGGTATCGACGACGTCCTCGCCACAACCGGTCACCTCGACGGCATCGTCACGACCCTGCGTGAGGGGGAGATCAGCGACGCCAGCGCCGCCCTCGAACGTGCGGTCGCGACCGAGTTCGGGAAGCTGTTCGCCGAGTCGACGGTCACCGAGTTCGGGGTCCGGGCGATCGACTTCCACGCCGACGAATCCAGCGAACTGCTCCGTACCGCCGAACTCTTCATCGCGCATCCGGAACTGGCCTTGCCGTTGGGTTCGGAGGAGATTCTCGGCGCGCAGCTACGCGGGATCGCCGCGGCCCTGCAGGAGGTGACGACGGACCTGACGGTGCACTTCACGGTCCGCAAGATCTCCGACAGCAGGGAGATTGCCGCGCTACGCAAGCTCCGCGACACCCTTCCCGGTGCCGCGCGAGTCGAGGTCGGGGCCTACCTGACCAGCCCCCGTGGTGTCGCGTCGATCGACGACATCACCACTCACTGCGACGTCGTGTGGATCGAGCTTCGAGTTCTGCAGGCGGCGGTCGCCGGCATCTCGGCGCGACACCTGCTGACGAGTGAACCACTCGATTCGTACCTTCGCCGGGGGCTGACCACCGTGGACCCGCGTGTCGAGATCGACGACCAGGTCGGCGGCCTGGTGGACACCGTCGCCGACGTCCTCGCCCGGGATCCCGGCCGGAGGATCGGGATCCGGCTCACGGGCCCGGTTTCCGTGGAACTGCTCAGCTCACTGCAGCAGCGAGGGTTTGTGCGGTTCGCCGTCGACGGCGACGAAGTGCGGCCGTCGATCCTGGCGCTGGGGCAACGCGAGCACCAACCGTAG
- a CDS encoding PEP-utilizing enzyme, producing MQVVAEGFNAFETQKTPQGEVKYLGSPQDVIDVVQSGKLQEYILLVRGGTTTFLTPALTMGALGVITMSGAPESHLGILSREFQIPCVMTAYLTESDSRYVVGNTDDSHFDEIAQSLIGKTVQLNCDDAEVGRVSLIG from the coding sequence ATGCAGGTTGTAGCCGAAGGATTCAACGCCTTCGAGACCCAGAAGACCCCGCAGGGTGAAGTCAAGTACCTGGGCTCGCCCCAAGACGTGATCGATGTCGTGCAGTCGGGCAAGTTGCAGGAATACATCTTGCTCGTGCGCGGTGGCACGACGACCTTCCTCACGCCGGCGTTGACCATGGGTGCACTCGGCGTCATCACCATGTCGGGCGCTCCCGAGTCCCACCTCGGCATCCTCTCCCGCGAGTTCCAGATCCCCTGCGTGATGACTGCGTACCTGACCGAAAGCGATTCTCGCTACGTCGTCGGTAACACCGACGACTCGCACTTCGACGAGATCGCGCAAAGCCTGATCGGGAAGACCGTTCAGCTGAACTGTGACGACGCAGAGGTAGGACGTGTCAGCCTCATCGGCTGA
- a CDS encoding ATP-binding protein — protein sequence MATTKRLLANSRLVTLAGIGGVGKTRLALRIAAEARRAFADGVWLVELGEVADADLLVDTVASTLGIHQRADAQGLHGIIEHLQSRKCMIVLDNCEHVVEAAADVARALLESCPELHILATSREPLRIGGETVQRIPPLSIPDSHTPLSMQSMSRYDAVTLFVDRAATAVPGFRLTEDNWGQIARICNQLDGLPLAIELSAVRLRAISIDQMHDKLVNRYELLTRGRRCAPPRQQSLRLCIDWTHDLCTSQERLLWSHLSVFAGSFELEAAEAICSDALAPGSVLDTVASLVDKSVLIREGDGPTVRFRLLETLREYGREMLHDNEDVTALRHRHSDWYRKLARRAESEWISPHQLTWIARLDREQPNLREALQFRISQSESDSIDFAASLYPFWFSRGLLSEGRRWLDLALTTDDGRHPADRVKALCAQSVLADRQGDLEAGAQLLTEAVVSTDRADDDEISQARLCHAQGMHSLYAGEIGSAATSLAEALVLLPDHQLPYLRIVSLQGLGLASGLLGDTARAIASNEEALAFSTELGESVYRARSFWVLGLQVWHLGNSDRAKGLLDQGLLSARVVDDPLSTAWCLEALAWIAAKDDRAERAAQLMGAAEALWQSVGSAPVHIPGLHIYHDECARQARGVLCGGTFDAAFRAGSRMTLAEASALGLGDDMPVRPTDSDSDAPTLTKREKQVADLVAEGLTNRSIAAKLVIADRTAQGHVEHILTKLNFTSRAQIAAWVAERKR from the coding sequence GTGGCCACTACGAAGCGCCTCCTCGCAAATTCGCGGCTGGTCACCCTGGCAGGAATCGGCGGGGTCGGAAAGACACGCCTCGCACTCAGGATCGCCGCCGAAGCTCGTCGAGCATTTGCCGACGGCGTCTGGCTGGTCGAACTCGGCGAAGTCGCCGACGCAGACCTTCTCGTCGACACCGTGGCTTCCACTCTCGGAATCCACCAACGAGCCGATGCACAGGGACTCCACGGCATCATCGAACATCTCCAGTCGCGCAAGTGCATGATCGTGCTCGACAACTGCGAACATGTCGTCGAGGCCGCCGCCGACGTCGCCCGGGCCTTACTCGAGTCCTGCCCCGAACTGCACATACTTGCGACCAGCCGCGAACCCCTGCGGATCGGCGGTGAAACAGTCCAGCGGATACCACCCCTCAGCATCCCCGACTCGCACACACCACTGTCGATGCAGTCGATGAGCCGATACGACGCCGTGACGCTCTTCGTTGACCGTGCGGCCACCGCGGTTCCCGGATTCAGACTCACAGAGGACAATTGGGGGCAGATCGCTCGCATCTGCAATCAACTCGACGGGTTGCCACTCGCGATCGAACTGTCCGCCGTCCGACTACGCGCGATCTCGATCGACCAGATGCACGACAAACTGGTGAACCGCTACGAGTTGCTCACCCGAGGCCGCCGATGCGCACCGCCCCGCCAGCAGTCCCTCCGACTCTGTATCGATTGGACCCACGACCTCTGCACCTCGCAGGAGCGCCTGCTCTGGTCACACCTGTCAGTGTTCGCCGGAAGCTTCGAATTGGAGGCCGCCGAGGCCATCTGCTCCGACGCGCTCGCCCCCGGGAGCGTGCTGGATACCGTCGCATCCCTCGTCGACAAGTCGGTCCTGATTCGTGAGGGGGATGGTCCTACCGTCCGCTTCCGCCTGCTTGAAACATTGCGCGAGTACGGCCGAGAAATGCTGCACGACAACGAAGACGTCACCGCGCTTCGACATCGGCACAGCGACTGGTACCGGAAGTTGGCACGCCGGGCGGAGTCCGAATGGATCAGCCCACATCAGCTGACGTGGATCGCCCGGCTGGATCGCGAACAACCAAACCTCCGCGAGGCACTGCAATTCCGCATCTCACAGAGCGAATCAGATTCGATCGACTTTGCCGCATCGCTCTACCCCTTCTGGTTCTCGCGCGGTCTGCTCAGCGAGGGGCGACGATGGCTCGACCTCGCGTTGACCACCGACGACGGGCGCCACCCCGCCGACCGTGTGAAGGCCTTGTGTGCTCAGAGTGTGCTCGCTGACCGTCAGGGCGACCTCGAGGCCGGAGCACAACTGCTGACGGAAGCGGTCGTATCGACCGATCGAGCCGACGACGACGAGATCAGTCAGGCACGGCTGTGCCACGCGCAAGGAATGCACTCGCTCTACGCGGGCGAAATAGGTTCGGCTGCGACATCGCTGGCCGAAGCTCTCGTCCTTCTACCCGACCATCAACTGCCCTATCTCCGGATCGTGAGCCTCCAGGGACTTGGACTCGCCAGCGGGCTCCTGGGCGACACTGCACGTGCGATCGCCAGTAACGAAGAGGCACTCGCCTTCAGTACCGAACTCGGAGAATCCGTCTACCGGGCCCGATCCTTCTGGGTCCTGGGACTGCAAGTGTGGCACCTCGGCAACAGCGACCGAGCGAAGGGGCTCCTCGATCAAGGGCTGCTGTCGGCCCGCGTCGTGGACGATCCGCTCAGTACAGCATGGTGTCTCGAGGCCCTGGCTTGGATCGCAGCGAAGGACGACCGAGCCGAGCGCGCCGCACAGCTCATGGGTGCAGCCGAAGCACTTTGGCAGAGCGTCGGCAGTGCACCTGTTCACATTCCGGGCCTACATATCTATCACGACGAATGTGCACGTCAAGCTCGCGGAGTGCTGTGCGGAGGGACTTTCGACGCCGCATTCCGGGCCGGAAGCCGCATGACCCTCGCGGAAGCTTCAGCACTCGGCCTCGGTGACGACATGCCAGTGCGCCCGACCGACTCCGATTCGGACGCACCGACTCTGACCAAGCGAGAGAAGCAAGTCGCCGACCTCGTCGCCGAAGGCCTCACCAACAGGAGCATTGCTGCCAAGCTGGTCATCGCCGACCGCACAGCGCAGGGGCACGTGGAACACATCCTCACCAAGCTGAACTTCACCTCACGTGCCCAGATCGCCGCGTGGGTGGCAGAGCGCAAACGATGA
- a CDS encoding MFS transporter, whose translation MRVRSNDAPSSAQRTESRKKRRALVAGSVGNTVEWIDWALYSALAPIFATQFFPPSAPGSGLLATLAVFAVGFVMRPVGGAVIGVFTDRHGRKKGLTLTIVMMAGCAFVIALCPTYDQIGVAAPIVLLLARLVQGFSAGGEFGSSSALLVESATGMRRAFAGSWQQVSAGLGVLIAAVLALILTSTLDPEVMSAWGWRAAFIAGGLLGLVGLWLRIGLEETDSFRNAQADGRIPRNPMTEMLRKHPGAAFRVIGMAAAGVLIYYIWINYMPGYVSAALGTMSLQTALLANTIALAYFLCLLPFAGIIADRVGRKPVMLTFAIGFLLFAYPAFRMLETGGFWTLLAVEIVGVTLLAGYAGLIATVMAEQFPAEVRTTGIGFPYAIAVALFGGTAPYITTWLATNGLQDWVWLYVAAAALGGVVVYARMPETRDRVLA comes from the coding sequence ATGCGTGTCCGAAGCAATGATGCTCCCTCGAGCGCTCAGCGGACCGAGTCGCGAAAGAAGCGCAGAGCGCTGGTCGCGGGCTCGGTCGGAAATACCGTGGAATGGATCGACTGGGCGTTGTACAGCGCGCTGGCACCGATCTTCGCGACGCAGTTCTTCCCGCCCTCAGCGCCCGGATCGGGTTTGCTGGCAACGCTTGCCGTCTTCGCGGTCGGCTTCGTCATGCGGCCTGTCGGTGGTGCCGTGATCGGCGTCTTCACCGATCGTCACGGCCGGAAGAAGGGGCTGACACTGACCATCGTGATGATGGCCGGATGTGCGTTCGTCATCGCACTGTGCCCGACATACGACCAAATCGGTGTGGCGGCACCGATCGTGCTCCTCCTGGCCCGGCTCGTGCAGGGATTCTCGGCCGGCGGTGAGTTCGGATCCTCCTCCGCTCTGCTCGTCGAATCTGCGACGGGTATGCGACGCGCCTTCGCTGGTTCATGGCAACAAGTGTCGGCAGGGCTGGGTGTGTTGATCGCCGCCGTGCTGGCACTGATCCTCACGTCGACGCTCGATCCGGAGGTGATGTCGGCGTGGGGATGGCGGGCCGCGTTCATCGCCGGTGGACTGCTGGGTTTGGTCGGTTTGTGGCTGCGGATCGGGCTCGAGGAGACCGACAGCTTCCGGAACGCGCAAGCCGATGGACGAATCCCGCGAAACCCGATGACCGAAATGTTGCGGAAGCATCCTGGTGCGGCGTTCCGAGTGATCGGAATGGCGGCCGCCGGAGTGCTGATCTACTACATCTGGATCAACTACATGCCCGGGTATGTCAGCGCCGCACTCGGCACGATGTCATTGCAGACGGCGCTCCTGGCGAACACGATTGCGCTGGCGTACTTTCTGTGCCTCCTGCCGTTCGCGGGGATCATCGCCGACCGTGTCGGGCGCAAGCCGGTGATGTTGACGTTCGCGATCGGCTTCCTCCTGTTCGCCTACCCGGCGTTCCGGATGCTCGAGACCGGCGGCTTCTGGACTCTTCTCGCCGTCGAGATCGTAGGCGTCACCTTGTTGGCCGGTTATGCAGGACTCATTGCGACGGTGATGGCCGAACAGTTCCCCGCGGAAGTCCGCACAACAGGTATCGGGTTCCCCTACGCCATCGCAGTCGCTCTCTTCGGTGGGACGGCTCCGTACATCACGACCTGGTTGGCGACCAACGGTCTCCAAGACTGGGTGTGGCTCTATGTCGCGGCAGCGGCCCTCGGAGGAGTGGTCGTGTACGCGCGGATGCCAGAAACTCGTGATCGAGTGCTCGCCTGA
- a CDS encoding enoyl-CoA hydratase/isomerase family protein: protein MADIDYAVADHIATITLNRPQRKNAFTLEMIDTWANALIEAEHDPNVRVVVLIGAGGSFCSGVDLAVLDTIEPTPLGAKNLLTRHVHKVAHAADALNKPYLAAVSGDAFGAGMDMALLADIRLASESARFSQAYIRVGLVPGDGGCYLLPRIVGTATALQLMWTGRVVGAQEALSLGLVSAVHPDDELEKEVLELATQIARQPPVAVQMIKRSTRLGEKHDLRTALDLISSHHAVVMSTEDSHEARRAMVEKRPAHYVGR from the coding sequence ATGGCAGACATCGACTATGCAGTGGCCGACCACATCGCCACCATCACGCTCAACCGGCCGCAACGCAAGAACGCCTTCACATTGGAGATGATCGACACCTGGGCGAATGCGCTAATCGAGGCCGAACACGACCCCAATGTTCGCGTCGTCGTCCTGATCGGCGCTGGTGGGTCATTCTGTTCCGGAGTCGATCTCGCGGTTCTCGACACCATCGAGCCGACACCCCTGGGTGCGAAAAACCTATTGACCAGGCATGTGCACAAGGTCGCGCACGCCGCGGACGCGCTCAACAAGCCGTACCTCGCCGCAGTCTCCGGCGATGCCTTCGGTGCGGGAATGGACATGGCGCTACTCGCCGATATCCGTCTGGCCTCCGAGTCTGCCCGGTTCTCTCAGGCATACATCCGGGTGGGTCTCGTTCCCGGTGACGGGGGATGCTATTTGCTGCCCCGCATCGTCGGCACCGCCACCGCCCTGCAACTGATGTGGACGGGACGCGTTGTCGGGGCTCAGGAAGCGCTCTCGCTCGGACTGGTCAGTGCGGTGCACCCCGACGACGAGTTGGAGAAGGAGGTGCTCGAACTGGCAACCCAGATCGCGCGCCAGCCTCCCGTTGCGGTTCAGATGATCAAGCGCAGCACCAGGCTCGGTGAAAAACATGATCTCAGAACAGCACTCGACCTGATCTCCTCGCATCACGCGGTCGTCATGTCGACCGAGGATTCGCACGAAGCCCGACGCGCCATGGTCGAGAAGCGGCCGGCGCACTACGTCGGCCGCTGA